A stretch of DNA from Clostridium sp. JN-9:
CGTATGTTTTTCTTTCGTATCCGAGATGAACCTTGAAATTTAGCATTTCATTGATATAGGTTGTAAAAAGACTCGTGCAATCCTTTTTCATCTTACACCTCCACCAATGGAATCGAACCCTAGCGCACACTGCCGTAGACTATCCATATTTAGTGAAATATACTGTCTTGCCGCATTACTGGTACGATGCCCAAGTACCTGTGAAACAGTTGTTAGCGGCACGCCTTGGAGTACCATTTCAGTGCCCAAAGTTCTGCGTATTCCGTGGAATGTCCGCCCATCTCCTTTAAAATGAGGTAATCCCGCCTTTTTCAGATACTTCCTAAAAACGCATGCAATAGATACCCCATCTTTAAACTTGTTGTATGGTGCAATGCTTCTAAGAAATAAATATGGTGAATTTGATTTCGGTCTTCCGTTCAGAATATATTCTATCAGTGCAGCACATGCACGCTCATCAAGTGGAATCGTAAGCTGTTCTTGTGTTTTACCCTGTATAATGCGTATCTCACTGTTTTTCCAGTCTATATCATTCAATCGTAGGTTGGCTATATCCCCTGCACGTAGTCCTGTGTGGATCCCGAGTTGCAAAATAGCGCTGTCCCGTTTACCGGAAGGTGTTTCCTGATTAACCTGCTCAGCTATATGCTGGATTTCGCCAACCGCAATACATGGAAAGATTTTTTTATCTCGGACTCTTGGTGCAAAAAGTACTGTTTCAAAATGGATGCAGGTATATCCTTTGTTTCGAAGATAGTAATGAAGCCTCTTTAGCACGACTACTACATCATCCATGCTCTTAGGGCGCGACTCGGAAATCTCAACCATGAAGTTCTTTATATCCATACATGATACGTTGATGAATTTATCATGTCCATGTGTGAATAGGTACAGGAAATACCTTTGGGAAATCGACCGGTATATGTTGATACGCTTAACGTCCCCTATACTGGCAATAAAATCAGAAAGTATACAATCATAATAAGAGGAAAGCAGATTTTCTTTTTTCTTAGTGAATACTTTCCATTCAAAGTAGCCACATCTGTGGATTTCCTGAAGTATTTCTATTCCACGCATACACCAATTTAATGTTTTGCGTGAAATGTCTCCTGAAGTATATTGTTCCTGATACAGTTTTTTCAGTTCTTCCGTTAAATTAGAACGATAGTAATGCTCACCTTTCCTTTGATAAAAATCAGAAATAGGCTTAAAGGCACGATTCTGATAGGAATCAATCGTGCTGCCACATAGATAGAATCCATGTAATTGCTGGATTGCACAATTGATTAGTTCTTGAATTGTGATTTCATTCATTGTCATAACCTCCATGAAATATTTGGCAACATGCCACATTTATTATTATGGGAACAATGAACAATTTAAATCACTACTGGAATAATTATTCCGACTTTCTTTGAGAAACAAACTAAAGACCATTGATGTTTGATAAGCCAACATAAAGTTTATAAAAAGTCAGGATAATCTTGAAGTCGGAATAAGTGGTGTTATTACGAAGTCGAAATAACACCACCGTGCATGCGGGCCTCGCACACGGCTCTTGGCAAATCTCCTTCATTATTCGTAATAATGATACAAAACCTTGGTTTCTACTTTGGACATATCGAATAGCTTGATTTCATCAAACCATTCATTAGGAAGTGCCATGCTCAGTAGTGGACTGGCTGAGTTTCTCCAACTTGCCATGGAAATCTTTTTGAAGTTTCCATAATATCCATTTCTTCTGAGTGCTTTGTGAAGTGACTTGTAACTTTTCCATTCTTTCATCTTTTTCATTCTGAGTCTTCTACGCACCCAGGATGAAATATTCTTGAATGTTGTTTGGCAATTAGCTATCCTGAAATAGTTGCTCCACCCTCGCAACACCGGATTGAGTCGCTGCACCATGGTCTCAACATTCAGTCCAGTGTTTCTGGGTGTCAGCATTCTTATCTTGTCTTTGAACCTTCTAATTCTTTTAGGGTGTATGGAAATGCTGTTTCTTTTGATTATGAATCCCAAGTACGGCACACCTTCACCTACATTGGCTATATGCGTTTTCCTTTCATTGACTGTAAGCTTCAGTTCTTCTTGCAATATTTTAGTTGCAATTGCCCTGTATCTTCCAGCTTCGCTCTTGGATTTTGCAAATATCAATATGTCATCAGCATATCTCACTATGCGGATTCCCTTCTCCATCATTTCCCTATCGAATCTGTCCAGATATATGTTCATCAGCAACGGTGAAATCACACCCCCTTGCGGGCTCCCGACAGGGGTTTCTTGAAATGCCCCATCTTCAAGTGTTCCCGATTCAAGAAAGCTTCTGATTATCTTCAGCACTTTACTGTCACTAATTCTTTCGTTCACAGTTTCGATTATGAGTTCGTGATTGAGAGTGTCAAAGCATTTTGACAAATCCATATCCACCACATATTCCAAATTCCATCTGTTAAGAAACCTTTCAGCTTTCGCCACTGCCCTCTGGCATGACCGATTAGGTCTGTAGCCATAGCTGGATGGATGAAAGTTGGGTTCAAATATTGGCTCAATAATATTCCTTACAGCCTGTTGCACCACTCTGTCCTTCACGGTTGGAATCCCCAACGGTCTTTTTGTCCCATCTTCCTTGTCAATATATGTCCTTCTTACTGGACTTGGTTCGTAGATACCTTCTTTCAGTTCACAATGAATTTCATCAATCTTGTCCTCCAACGCACTTGCAAAACGCTCAACAGTCTCCCCATCTATTCCTGGGGCTCCCTTGTTTTTCTTCACAAGTTTGAAGGCCTTCAAAATATTGTTCTTGTCATATATTTTGTCTATCAGACTATAATATTTCTTCATTGTGACCTCCTTGATTCTGCTCAGTTTCCTAAAATTAAATCCGCAATATGGACAAACCTTCATTTCACTGTCCGA
This window harbors:
- the ltrA gene encoding group II intron reverse transcriptase/maturase, which produces MKKYYSLIDKIYDKNNILKAFKLVKKNKGAPGIDGETVERFASALEDKIDEIHCELKEGIYEPSPVRRTYIDKEDGTKRPLGIPTVKDRVVQQAVRNIIEPIFEPNFHPSSYGYRPNRSCQRAVAKAERFLNRWNLEYVVDMDLSKCFDTLNHELIIETVNERISDSKVLKIIRSFLESGTLEDGAFQETPVGSPQGGVISPLLMNIYLDRFDREMMEKGIRIVRYADDILIFAKSKSEAGRYRAIATKILQEELKLTVNERKTHIANVGEGVPYLGFIIKRNSISIHPKRIRRFKDKIRMLTPRNTGLNVETMVQRLNPVLRGWSNYFRIANCQTTFKNISSWVRRRLRMKKMKEWKSYKSLHKALRRNGYYGNFKKISMASWRNSASPLLSMALPNEWFDEIKLFDMSKVETKVLYHYYE
- a CDS encoding site-specific integrase — translated: MNEITIQELINCAIQQLHGFYLCGSTIDSYQNRAFKPISDFYQRKGEHYYRSNLTEELKKLYQEQYTSGDISRKTLNWCMRGIEILQEIHRCGYFEWKVFTKKKENLLSSYYDCILSDFIASIGDVKRINIYRSISQRYFLYLFTHGHDKFINVSCMDIKNFMVEISESRPKSMDDVVVVLKRLHYYLRNKGYTCIHFETVLFAPRVRDKKIFPCIAVGEIQHIAEQVNQETPSGKRDSAILQLGIHTGLRAGDIANLRLNDIDWKNSEIRIIQGKTQEQLTIPLDERACAALIEYILNGRPKSNSPYLFLRSIAPYNKFKDGVSIACVFRKYLKKAGLPHFKGDGRTFHGIRRTLGTEMVLQGVPLTTVSQVLGHRTSNAARQYISLNMDSLRQCALGFDSIGGGVR